In the genome of Methanocaldococcus sp., one region contains:
- a CDS encoding ferredoxin family protein, translating into MEKKKELLKKIREFMILNLEIKKLSKELGIYEIHDTYEEVTKLVRKPNKRLYKMLYDAIMEIEYEEFGGKKRKEIPWFPKINYEKCKNCKKCVEFCPKGVYDIENGKVVVKYPYNCIINCNACSYMCCENNAIIFPKNKIEKLDSDRL; encoded by the coding sequence ATGGAAAAAAAGAAAGAACTTTTAAAGAAAATCAGAGAATTTATGATTTTAAATTTAGAGATTAAAAAACTATCAAAAGAATTGGGAATTTATGAGATACATGACACTTATGAAGAGGTTACAAAACTTGTTAGAAAACCAAATAAAAGATTATATAAAATGCTCTATGATGCAATAATGGAAATAGAATATGAGGAATTTGGTGGAAAGAAAAGGAAAGAAATTCCCTGGTTTCCAAAGATTAACTATGAAAAATGCAAAAATTGTAAAAAATGTGTTGAATTTTGTCCTAAGGGAGTGTATGATATAGAAAATGGTAAAGTTGTTGTTAAATATCCCTACAACTGTATAATTAACTGTAACGCCTGTTCATATATGTGCTGTGAAAACAATGCAATAATTTTTCCAAAGAATAAAATAGAAAAATTAGATAGTGATAGATTATGA
- the cobN gene encoding cobaltochelatase subunit CobN: MIKIGFVSTVDSDDLVFEEAYKDVKKYGIEFKILNYQCSEKEFRDFLEFIKDANIVFTKLMGGKNSFKYFDELKAFVDKHNIPFLPLPTLNEVHPDLDKATTVCEEVKLKVIKYLGYEGVENYKNLLLYLANKFGDKNIPYEEPKPMPWQGIYYKNKYFKTLDDYLDYLKNIGKDIVGKPIIGVLFYRNWFIANNIDYLKDLIEIIEDKGAIPIAVFTSHLKNELGAIGTLEVFKKFFYKDGKPFIHALINTTMFTLSMGVKADILKDEPEFLKKLNVPILQGIISTGFIEDWEKSISGINPIDLVIGMAMPEFDGAIIHIPIGGKKKVKDGDVGVPIIRYKAIKDRAEKIVELSIKYANLKLKPNNEKRIAIIFHNYPPRNDKIASAFGLDSPESVLNILKELKKRGFIVNEIYKNGTELIKKMLNYATNDKRFLTEEVIKKAVGKVKKEDYERWFNSLSEKVKKELIKNWGAIPGKVMNFDGELIIPGIINGNIFISVQPPRGFGENPSAIYHSPDMPPTHYYIAFYKWIKDVFKADAVMHIGKHGSLEWLPGKGAGLSRDCYPDICMELPNIYPYIVNNPGEGTQAKRRSYATIISHLIPPMTTSDLYGELEELERQIDEYYEIENKEKKKFLKENIINKIKELKLDEDLMDGKIIDENINEENFENLLNKIHDYLEELKNRQINEGLHIMGVPLEGEKLVNMLFMIIRYQFKYLEIISKILGYDWDKLNEEKGKYHKIIDKIYEIGLNLLKEYMKYNFDENKINELKTIEINSELREILKTVSKIYRNLMRVNEEIENAVNALEGKYIPPRIAGAPTKDINCLPTGRNFYSCNPQEIPTKSAYEMGKRLADDLLKKYLEEEGKYPEYLGIVVWGSPTMRTKGDDIGEILYLLGVRPVWNKMGRVVGIEVIPLEELGRPRIDVTLRISGLFRDTFPQVIDLIDEAIRTVANLDEPDDLNFVKKHYKQEVEEKIKRGMDEKTARETSLYRIFGCKPGCYGAGVSDLLTEKNWKSLEDLAKVYVEWGGYVYGKGIYGVEAKEEFINRLSKIELTVKNEDSQEWDIFEGDDFNSYHGGMIAAVTYYSGKQPKSYIGDTSNPNKIKTKHLKEEGKQIFRTKIMNPKWIEGLKKHGYKGASDFSKYIDHMFQWDATSNIIDDWMYQKIAEKYVFDKEMEKFFKENNPYALLNITERLLEAIERGMWKADEETKEKLRKKYLEIEGMIEENL; this comes from the coding sequence ATGATAAAGATAGGATTTGTTTCAACTGTTGATAGTGATGATTTAGTTTTTGAAGAGGCATATAAAGATGTAAAAAAGTATGGAATCGAATTTAAAATACTAAACTATCAATGTAGTGAGAAGGAGTTTAGAGATTTTTTAGAATTTATTAAAGATGCTAACATTGTATTTACAAAACTCATGGGAGGAAAAAATTCATTTAAATATTTTGATGAATTAAAAGCATTTGTTGATAAACATAATATCCCTTTTTTGCCTTTGCCAACATTAAATGAAGTTCATCCTGATTTAGATAAGGCTACAACTGTATGTGAGGAAGTTAAGTTAAAGGTTATTAAATATTTGGGTTACGAAGGTGTTGAAAATTACAAAAATCTATTATTATACTTAGCCAATAAGTTTGGAGATAAAAACATACCCTATGAAGAACCAAAGCCAATGCCATGGCAGGGAATTTATTACAAAAACAAATACTTCAAAACTTTGGATGATTATTTAGATTATTTAAAAAATATTGGAAAGGATATAGTTGGAAAACCAATAATTGGAGTTTTATTTTATAGAAATTGGTTTATTGCAAATAATATAGATTATCTAAAAGATTTAATTGAAATTATTGAAGATAAAGGAGCTATTCCAATAGCTGTTTTTACATCCCATTTAAAAAATGAATTAGGAGCTATTGGGACATTAGAAGTCTTTAAAAAATTTTTCTATAAAGATGGGAAGCCATTTATTCATGCTTTAATAAACACAACCATGTTCACATTATCTATGGGAGTTAAGGCTGATATATTAAAAGATGAGCCAGAATTTTTAAAAAAATTAAATGTTCCTATTTTACAAGGAATTATAAGTACAGGATTTATTGAGGATTGGGAAAAATCAATATCTGGAATTAATCCTATTGACTTAGTTATTGGAATGGCTATGCCTGAATTTGATGGGGCAATAATACATATTCCGATAGGTGGGAAGAAAAAGGTTAAAGATGGAGATGTTGGAGTTCCAATTATAAGATATAAAGCAATAAAAGATAGAGCTGAAAAGATTGTTGAATTATCTATAAAATATGCAAATTTAAAGTTAAAACCAAACAATGAAAAAAGGATAGCAATAATCTTCCACAACTATCCACCAAGGAATGATAAAATTGCAAGTGCCTTTGGGTTAGATAGCCCAGAAAGTGTTTTAAATATATTAAAAGAATTAAAAAAGAGAGGTTTTATTGTTAATGAGATATATAAAAATGGAACGGAATTAATTAAAAAAATGCTAAACTATGCAACAAATGATAAGAGATTTTTAACAGAAGAAGTTATAAAAAAGGCAGTGGGGAAAGTTAAAAAGGAGGATTATGAAAGATGGTTCAACTCATTATCTGAGAAAGTAAAAAAAGAACTCATAAAAAATTGGGGAGCAATTCCAGGAAAAGTTATGAACTTTGATGGAGAATTAATAATTCCAGGAATAATAAATGGAAATATCTTCATCTCTGTTCAACCACCAAGGGGCTTTGGAGAGAATCCCTCTGCAATTTATCATTCCCCAGATATGCCACCAACACACTATTATATTGCCTTTTACAAATGGATTAAGGATGTTTTTAAAGCAGATGCAGTTATGCATATAGGGAAACATGGAAGTTTAGAATGGCTTCCTGGAAAGGGGGCGGGTTTGTCAAGAGATTGTTATCCAGATATTTGTATGGAACTTCCTAATATTTATCCATATATTGTAAATAATCCAGGAGAGGGAACGCAGGCAAAAAGGAGAAGTTATGCAACTATAATAAGCCACTTAATTCCTCCAATGACGACATCTGATTTGTATGGAGAATTAGAAGAGTTAGAACGACAGATTGATGAATATTATGAAATAGAAAATAAGGAAAAGAAGAAGTTTTTAAAAGAAAATATTATAAATAAAATTAAAGAATTAAAGTTGGATGAAGATTTAATGGACGGAAAGATTATAGATGAAAATATTAATGAAGAGAATTTTGAAAATCTTTTAAATAAAATTCACGATTACTTAGAGGAGTTAAAGAATAGGCAAATAAATGAAGGATTGCATATAATGGGAGTTCCATTAGAAGGGGAGAAATTAGTTAATATGCTCTTTATGATTATTAGATACCAATTTAAGTATTTAGAAATAATTTCTAAGATATTGGGATATGATTGGGATAAACTAAATGAAGAAAAAGGAAAATATCATAAAATTATTGATAAAATATATGAAATTGGATTAAATTTATTGAAGGAGTATATGAAATACAACTTTGATGAGAACAAAATTAATGAGTTAAAAACAATAGAAATTAATTCTGAATTAAGAGAAATCTTAAAAACTGTCTCAAAAATATATAGAAATTTAATGAGAGTAAATGAAGAGATTGAAAATGCTGTAAATGCCTTAGAAGGAAAATATATCCCACCAAGAATAGCGGGAGCTCCAACAAAGGATATTAACTGCCTACCTACTGGAAGAAACTTTTATTCTTGCAATCCTCAGGAGATTCCAACAAAATCTGCATATGAGATGGGAAAGAGATTGGCTGATGATTTACTTAAAAAATATTTAGAAGAAGAAGGTAAATATCCAGAGTATTTAGGAATTGTTGTTTGGGGATCTCCTACAATGAGGACGAAAGGAGATGATATTGGAGAAATTCTATATTTATTAGGAGTTAGACCTGTATGGAATAAGATGGGTAGAGTTGTAGGAATAGAAGTTATACCATTAGAAGAATTAGGAAGGCCGAGAATTGATGTAACTCTAAGGATTAGTGGCTTGTTTAGAGATACTTTTCCACAAGTTATTGACTTAATCGATGAGGCAATAAGGACTGTTGCTAATTTAGATGAACCAGATGATTTAAACTTTGTAAAAAAACACTACAAACAAGAGGTTGAAGAAAAGATAAAGAGAGGGATGGATGAGAAAACTGCAAGAGAAACATCGTTATATAGAATATTTGGATGCAAGCCTGGATGTTATGGAGCGGGAGTATCTGATTTATTGACAGAGAAAAATTGGAAATCCTTGGAGGATTTGGCAAAAGTTTATGTTGAATGGGGAGGTTATGTTTATGGAAAAGGTATTTATGGAGTTGAAGCAAAGGAAGAATTTATCAATAGACTTTCAAAGATTGAATTAACTGTTAAAAATGAAGATAGCCAAGAATGGGACATTTTTGAGGGAGATGACTTCAACAGTTATCACGGTGGAATGATTGCAGCAGTAACTTACTACTCTGGCAAGCAACCAAAGAGTTATATTGGAGATACATCAAATCCAAATAAAATTAAGACAAAACATTTGAAAGAGGAAGGAAAACAAATATTTAGAACAAAAATTATGAATCCAAAGTGGATTGAAGGATTAAAAAAGCATGGATATAAAGGAGCGAGTGATTTCTCAAAGTATATAGATCATATGTTCCAATGGGATGCAACCTCAAACATAATAGATGATTGGATGTATCAAAAAATTGCTGAGAAGTATGTTTTTGATAAGGAAATGGAAAAATTCTTTAAAGAAAATAATCCTTATGCCTTATTAAATATAACTGAAAGGTTATTGGAAGCAATAGAAAGGGGTATGTGGAAAGCAGATGAAGAGACAAAAGAAAAATTAAGAAAGAAATACTTAGAAATTGAGGGAATGATAGAAGAGAACCTATAA
- a CDS encoding threonine--tRNA ligase: MKMLLIHSDYLEFEAKQKTKIAEDTKNLKGRLDECLTCFIAVEREDENNPKGTVIGAVEEIEKVANQLKVNNIVIYPYAHLSSDLSSPETAIKVLKDIESILKEKGYNVLRAPFGWYKAFKISCKGHPLSELSRKIVAKEEKKEKGDESKFYLLNPETEEVIELNEGNINIIKDEELLALAKYELGIKENKEREEPPHVKFIKEKDICSYEEASDPGHFRWYPKGKLIRDLLADYVYNMVINLGAMPVETPIMYDLGNPAIREHADKFGERQYRFRQGNRELMLRFAACFGQFMMKKDMYLLPRYLPLKLYELSTYSFRYEQRGELVGLKRLRCFTMPDMHTVCLDLKQAMEEFEKQFWECLKTREDLNLSYSVIFRFTKDFFDEHRDWFFKISKEYKNKYGKDVILEILPKRKHYWVGKVDIAVIDSLGRPIENPTVQIDVESAKRFNIKVHTNEGEVYPIILHCSPTGSIERVICGLLEKAAIDAEKGKLPMLPVWLSPIQIRVIPVADKHYEYALKIVEKLRESNIRADLDDREDSVSKKIRNAGKEWIPYVVVIGDEEMESGKLTVTIREKSTLKKPYKEKMTLDELIERIKKETGKYPYRPLPLPIRCSLQPKFH, translated from the coding sequence ATGAAGATGCTATTAATCCACTCTGATTATTTAGAGTTTGAGGCAAAACAAAAAACTAAAATTGCAGAAGATACTAAGAATTTAAAAGGTAGATTAGATGAGTGTTTAACTTGCTTTATTGCAGTGGAGAGAGAGGATGAAAATAACCCAAAAGGAACTGTTATAGGAGCAGTAGAAGAGATTGAGAAAGTTGCTAATCAGTTAAAAGTTAATAATATTGTTATCTATCCATATGCTCATTTATCAAGTGACTTATCTTCACCTGAAACAGCCATAAAGGTTTTGAAAGATATTGAGAGTATTTTGAAAGAAAAGGGCTATAATGTATTAAGAGCACCATTTGGATGGTATAAAGCATTCAAAATTAGTTGTAAAGGACATCCATTAAGTGAGTTATCAAGAAAGATCGTAGCTAAGGAAGAGAAGAAAGAGAAAGGAGATGAATCTAAGTTTTATTTATTAAATCCAGAAACAGAAGAAGTTATTGAATTAAATGAAGGGAATATTAATATAATCAAAGATGAAGAGCTTTTAGCCTTAGCTAAATATGAATTGGGAATTAAAGAAAATAAAGAAAGAGAAGAACCCCCACATGTAAAGTTTATCAAAGAAAAGGATATTTGCAGTTATGAAGAGGCATCAGATCCTGGGCATTTTAGATGGTATCCAAAAGGTAAGTTAATTAGAGATTTATTGGCTGACTATGTTTATAACATGGTTATTAACTTAGGCGCTATGCCTGTTGAAACACCAATTATGTATGATTTAGGAAATCCTGCTATTAGAGAGCATGCTGATAAATTTGGTGAGAGGCAGTATAGGTTTAGACAAGGAAATAGAGAATTGATGTTAAGATTTGCAGCATGTTTTGGGCAGTTTATGATGAAAAAAGACATGTATTTGTTGCCAAGATATTTGCCTTTAAAACTTTATGAGCTATCAACATACAGCTTTAGATATGAGCAAAGAGGAGAATTAGTAGGTTTAAAGAGGTTAAGATGCTTTACAATGCCAGATATGCATACAGTCTGTTTAGATTTAAAACAAGCAATGGAAGAGTTTGAAAAACAATTTTGGGAGTGTTTAAAGACTAGGGAGGATTTAAATTTAAGTTATTCAGTAATATTTAGATTTACAAAGGACTTTTTTGATGAGCATAGAGATTGGTTCTTTAAGATATCTAAGGAATACAAAAATAAATATGGAAAAGATGTTATCTTAGAAATTCTCCCTAAAAGAAAACACTATTGGGTTGGTAAGGTAGATATTGCTGTAATAGATAGCTTAGGAAGACCTATTGAAAATCCAACTGTCCAAATAGATGTTGAAAGTGCTAAAAGATTTAATATAAAAGTGCATACAAATGAAGGGGAAGTTTATCCAATAATATTGCACTGCTCTCCAACTGGTTCAATTGAGAGAGTTATATGTGGTTTGCTAGAAAAAGCAGCAATAGATGCAGAAAAAGGAAAACTTCCTATGTTACCAGTTTGGTTATCTCCAATACAGATTAGAGTAATTCCAGTTGCAGATAAGCATTATGAATATGCATTAAAAATAGTTGAAAAGTTAAGAGAAAGTAATATTAGAGCAGATCTTGATGATAGAGAAGACAGTGTAAGTAAAAAAATTAGAAATGCTGGAAAAGAATGGATACCTTATGTAGTAGTTATTGGAGATGAAGAAATGGAATCTGGAAAATTAACAGTAACAATTAGAGAGAAATCAACTTTAAAAAAGCCTTATAAAGAGAAGATGACATTAGATGAGTTGATTGAAAGAATTAAAAAAGAAACTGGAAAATATCCATATAGACCTTTGCCTCTACCAATAAGATGTTCATTACAGCCAAAATTCCATTAA